One genomic region from Lepidochelys kempii isolate rLepKem1 unplaced genomic scaffold, rLepKem1.hap2 scaffold_260, whole genome shotgun sequence encodes:
- the CUTA gene encoding protein CutA isoform X1: MKAACCVLLLSLLMVPLLRTVYQRLFSMAAEAYTPGSLSAAFVTCPNEKVGKEIARAIVEKHLAACVNIMPQITSIYEWKGKIEEDREVLLMIKTRSSRIPVLTDFVRSVHPYEVAEVIALPIQQGNPPYLQWVGETVPE, encoded by the exons ATGAAAGCTGCCTGCTGC GTGCTGTTGCTGTCCCTGTTGATGGTCCCACTGCTTCGAACCGTGTATCAGCGTCTCTTCTCCATGGCAGCTGAAGCCTATACCCCCGGGAGCCTGTCAGCTGCCTTCGTCACCTGCCCCAATGAGAAAGTGGGCAAGGAGATTGCAAg GGCGATAGTAGAGAAGCACCTGGCTGCCTGTGTCAACATCATGCCTCAGATCACATCCAT ATACGAGTGGAAGGGGAAGATCGAAGAGGACAGGGAGGTGTTGCTG ATGATCAAAACCCGGAGTTCCCGGATCCCAGTGCTGACCGACTTTGTCCG GTCGGTGCACCCATACGAAGTAGCAGAGGTGATTGCGCTGCCCATCCAGCAGGGAAACCCGCCATACCTGCAGTGGGTTGGGGAGACTGTACCAGAGTGA
- the CUTA gene encoding protein CutA isoform X3 yields MKAACCVLLLSLLMVPLLRTVYQRLFSMAAEAYTPGSLSAAFVTCPNEKVGKEIARYEWKGKIEEDREVLLMIKTRSSRIPVLTDFVRSVHPYEVAEVIALPIQQGNPPYLQWVGETVPE; encoded by the exons ATGAAAGCTGCCTGCTGC GTGCTGTTGCTGTCCCTGTTGATGGTCCCACTGCTTCGAACCGTGTATCAGCGTCTCTTCTCCATGGCAGCTGAAGCCTATACCCCCGGGAGCCTGTCAGCTGCCTTCGTCACCTGCCCCAATGAGAAAGTGGGCAAGGAGATTGCAAg ATACGAGTGGAAGGGGAAGATCGAAGAGGACAGGGAGGTGTTGCTG ATGATCAAAACCCGGAGTTCCCGGATCCCAGTGCTGACCGACTTTGTCCG GTCGGTGCACCCATACGAAGTAGCAGAGGTGATTGCGCTGCCCATCCAGCAGGGAAACCCGCCATACCTGCAGTGGGTTGGGGAGACTGTACCAGAGTGA
- the CUTA gene encoding protein CutA isoform X2 codes for MVPLLRTVYQRLFSMAAEAYTPGSLSAAFVTCPNEKVGKEIARAIVEKHLAACVNIMPQITSIYEWKGKIEEDREVLLMIKTRSSRIPVLTDFVRSVHPYEVAEVIALPIQQGNPPYLQWVGETVPE; via the exons ATGGTCCCACTGCTTCGAACCGTGTATCAGCGTCTCTTCTCCATGGCAGCTGAAGCCTATACCCCCGGGAGCCTGTCAGCTGCCTTCGTCACCTGCCCCAATGAGAAAGTGGGCAAGGAGATTGCAAg GGCGATAGTAGAGAAGCACCTGGCTGCCTGTGTCAACATCATGCCTCAGATCACATCCAT ATACGAGTGGAAGGGGAAGATCGAAGAGGACAGGGAGGTGTTGCTG ATGATCAAAACCCGGAGTTCCCGGATCCCAGTGCTGACCGACTTTGTCCG GTCGGTGCACCCATACGAAGTAGCAGAGGTGATTGCGCTGCCCATCCAGCAGGGAAACCCGCCATACCTGCAGTGGGTTGGGGAGACTGTACCAGAGTGA